One segment of Elusimicrobiota bacterium DNA contains the following:
- a CDS encoding phosphoglycerate kinase, whose amino-acid sequence MEDKALKLTRLQEMDVKNKRVLMRVDYNCPIKDGKVTDPTRIRETLPTLKHLLAAKSKIVLIAHLGRPKGKVEPKYSLKPCVVELEKLAGVKVHFATDCVGPEADKVVAALGPGEIALLENLRYHPEEEKNDDGFSKLLAKHGDVFVQEAFGAIHRAHASTAGVTKYLKGGIGLLVQKELEFLDRVIGNPQRPFLAILGGAKVSDKLAVTLRLLDRVDGMLIGGAMSYTFLQAQGVSIGKSLLEKERIPDAQKIIEKAYAKSVELLLPADHLAVQEVKEDSPSQVSQGMAVPEGWSGVDIGPRSIEIFEEKIKTAKTIFWNGPMGIFEMKPFSKGSFAVAQAMAEATANGATTIVGGGDSLAVLSALGLNGKMSHCSTGGGASLELLEGKILPGLAALAQSK is encoded by the coding sequence ATGGAAGACAAGGCCCTGAAGCTCACCCGCCTGCAGGAGATGGACGTCAAGAACAAGCGCGTCCTGATGCGCGTGGACTACAACTGTCCCATCAAGGACGGCAAGGTCACCGACCCGACCCGCATCCGCGAGACCCTGCCGACCCTCAAGCATCTCCTCGCCGCCAAGTCGAAGATCGTCCTCATCGCGCACCTGGGGCGCCCGAAGGGGAAGGTCGAGCCGAAGTACTCGCTCAAGCCCTGCGTCGTCGAGCTCGAGAAGCTCGCCGGCGTGAAGGTCCATTTCGCGACCGACTGCGTGGGACCCGAGGCGGACAAGGTCGTCGCGGCGCTGGGCCCCGGCGAGATCGCGCTGCTCGAGAACCTGCGCTATCATCCGGAGGAGGAGAAGAACGACGACGGCTTCTCCAAGCTCCTGGCCAAGCACGGCGACGTCTTCGTCCAGGAGGCCTTCGGCGCCATCCACCGCGCGCACGCCTCCACGGCCGGCGTCACCAAGTATCTCAAGGGCGGCATCGGCCTGCTCGTGCAGAAGGAGCTCGAGTTCCTCGACCGCGTCATCGGCAACCCCCAGCGGCCGTTTTTGGCCATCCTGGGCGGCGCGAAGGTCTCCGACAAGCTCGCCGTGACCCTGCGCCTGCTCGACCGCGTCGACGGGATGCTCATCGGCGGCGCCATGAGCTACACCTTCCTGCAGGCCCAGGGCGTCTCCATCGGCAAGTCCCTGCTCGAGAAGGAGCGCATCCCGGACGCGCAGAAGATCATCGAGAAGGCCTACGCGAAGAGTGTCGAGCTCCTCCTGCCGGCCGACCATCTGGCCGTCCAGGAAGTGAAGGAAGACTCCCCTTCGCAGGTCAGCCAGGGGATGGCGGTGCCGGAGGGCTGGTCGGGCGTGGACATCGGCCCGCGCAGCATCGAGATCTTCGAGGAGAAGATCAAGACCGCGAAGACCATCTTCTGGAACGGCCCGATGGGCATCTTCGAGATGAAGCCCTTCTCCAAGGGCAGCTTCGCCGTGGCCCAGGCGATGGCCGAGGCGACGGCGAACGGCGCCACCACCATCGTGGGCGGCGGCGACTCCCTGGCCGTGCTCTCCGCCCTCGGGCTCAACGGGAAGATGTCCCACTGCTCGACGGGAGGGGGGGCGAGCCTCGAACTGCTCGAGGGAAAGATCCTCCCCGGCCTGGCGGCCCTGGCGCAGAGCAAGTAA
- a CDS encoding DUF559 domain-containing protein: MLRANRFHGRHFRRQHRIGPFIVDFCCIKERLIIEIDGEKHAYSITEDRERTAFLSEKGFRVVRFWNEEVLREMDRVLMMIKWMLPPRPAAPQ; this comes from the coding sequence ATGCTCCGTGCCAATCGTTTCCACGGCCGTCACTTCCGACGCCAACACCGCATCGGCCCTTTCATCGTCGACTTCTGCTGCATCAAGGAACGACTCATCATCGAGATCGATGGAGAGAAGCACGCGTACAGCATCACAGAAGACCGCGAGAGGACTGCGTTCTTGAGTGAGAAAGGATTTCGAGTGGTGAGGTTTTGGAACGAAGAAGTGTTGCGCGAGATGGATCGGGTGCTGATGATGATCAAATGGATGTTGCCTCCCCGTCCCGCCGCGCCCCAATAA
- the gap gene encoding type I glyceraldehyde-3-phosphate dehydrogenase, translating to MAIKVGVNGFGRIGRLAIRAGIKNPDIQFVAVNDLTDAVTNAHLFKYDSTFGIYPGTVEVQGGAIVIDGKRLEVVAEKDPANLPWKKLGVDIVIESTGKFTEAEKAKAHLAAGAKKVLISAPAKGEDITICMGINEDLYNPEKHHIISNASCTTNCLAPIAQVLNAKYGIKNGIMTTIHAYTNDQKVLDFAHKDLRRARAAGLSMIPSSTGAAKAIGLVIPALKGKMAGIAVRVPTPDVSLVDLAVVVENPPKTKDEVNAVFKEAAASGRLKGILQYLDIPLVSKDFTGNPASSIFDSSLTDVSGSLIKAFGWYDNEWGYSQRIIDLTVLVGKKLKVAA from the coding sequence ATGGCGATTAAAGTAGGCGTCAACGGGTTCGGCCGCATCGGGCGTCTCGCGATCCGCGCCGGGATCAAGAATCCCGACATCCAGTTCGTCGCGGTCAACGACCTGACCGACGCCGTCACCAACGCGCACCTCTTCAAGTACGATTCCACCTTCGGCATCTACCCGGGGACCGTCGAGGTCCAGGGCGGAGCCATCGTCATCGACGGCAAGCGCCTCGAGGTCGTCGCCGAGAAGGACCCGGCGAACCTCCCGTGGAAGAAGCTCGGCGTGGACATCGTCATCGAGTCCACCGGCAAGTTCACCGAAGCCGAGAAGGCGAAGGCCCACCTCGCCGCCGGCGCCAAGAAGGTGCTCATCTCCGCTCCCGCGAAGGGCGAGGACATCACCATCTGCATGGGCATCAACGAGGACCTCTACAACCCCGAGAAGCACCACATCATCTCGAACGCCTCGTGCACCACGAACTGCCTGGCGCCCATCGCGCAGGTGCTCAATGCGAAGTACGGCATCAAGAACGGCATCATGACCACCATCCACGCCTACACCAACGACCAGAAGGTGCTGGACTTCGCGCATAAGGACCTGCGTCGGGCCCGCGCGGCGGGACTGAGCATGATCCCGAGCTCCACGGGAGCGGCGAAGGCCATCGGCCTCGTCATCCCCGCGCTCAAGGGCAAGATGGCCGGCATCGCCGTGCGCGTGCCGACCCCGGACGTCTCGCTCGTCGACCTCGCGGTCGTCGTCGAGAACCCGCCCAAGACGAAGGACGAGGTCAACGCCGTCTTCAAGGAAGCCGCCGCCTCGGGCCGCCTGAAGGGCATCCTCCAGTACCTCGACATCCCGCTCGTCTCCAAGGACTTCACGGGGAACCCGGCGTCGTCGATCTTCGACTCGTCGCTGACGGACGTCAGCGGCTCGCTGATCAAGGCGTTCGGCTGGTACGACAACGAGTGGGGCTACTCGCAGCGCATCATCGACCTCACCGTGCTCGTCGGCAAGAAGCTGAAGGTCGCTGCCTGA
- a CDS encoding competence protein CoiA family protein gives MAVDKNGAAIGGITFKLPFALREGKLIHISEVASGKQPDCKCPGCGEPLVARKGNIVRHHFSHESGGSRCGEGAIHAAAKLLLHQGINKAIQQNRAIGLTWVCKTCLEVHQGQLLKKAVRVVLEAAIDKFRPDIALIDAAGKPVAVIEVIVSHPPEDEAKAFWVGRNIALIEYRIESDFDLENLRDLNTLRVTSVNRCLAPRCNCGGILVPRNRRLYVADVPCWECNRSMKIACGEDRDFSIGPHDFADADVELCRQKGVIFQFKYSRTLHGKYRACVCEHCESFIGRYHLHKYRYALLSGEAIDGGRICTKCKRIVLPVI, from the coding sequence ATGGCAGTCGATAAGAATGGGGCGGCGATTGGGGGAATCACATTCAAGCTGCCCTTTGCGTTAAGAGAGGGCAAGCTTATCCATATCTCGGAAGTCGCGAGTGGGAAGCAGCCTGACTGTAAATGCCCTGGTTGTGGCGAGCCGCTAGTCGCGCGTAAGGGAAATATTGTCCGTCACCACTTCAGTCATGAATCGGGCGGATCGCGATGCGGAGAGGGAGCAATTCATGCGGCAGCTAAACTCCTGCTGCATCAGGGAATCAATAAGGCAATCCAGCAGAATCGAGCTATCGGTTTGACCTGGGTATGCAAGACATGTCTCGAAGTCCATCAGGGGCAATTACTTAAGAAGGCAGTACGAGTCGTTCTGGAAGCTGCAATTGATAAGTTTAGGCCGGACATCGCGCTCATAGATGCTGCCGGGAAGCCTGTCGCTGTCATCGAGGTGATTGTGAGTCATCCTCCGGAGGATGAGGCGAAGGCATTTTGGGTGGGCCGCAATATCGCGTTGATTGAATATAGGATAGAGAGTGATTTCGATCTTGAAAATCTGCGAGACCTAAACACCCTTAGGGTGACATCTGTTAATCGGTGTCTTGCCCCAAGATGTAACTGCGGAGGGATATTGGTTCCTCGCAACCGGCGATTGTACGTAGCAGATGTTCCCTGCTGGGAATGCAATCGGTCAATGAAGATCGCATGTGGCGAAGATAGAGATTTTTCGATTGGGCCGCATGACTTTGCGGATGCGGATGTGGAGCTTTGTCGGCAGAAAGGGGTGATTTTCCAGTTTAAATATAGCCGCACGTTGCACGGGAAATATCGGGCGTGTGTGTGCGAGCATTGTGAGAGCTTCATTGGCCGATATCATCTGCATAAGTATCGGTATGCTCTGCTTTCTGGTGAAGCTATCGACGGTGGCAGAATTTGCACAAAGTGCAAACGCATTGTGCTGCCAGTCATCTAA
- a CDS encoding RDD family protein, whose product MEQQAATPQTKITSGAGFFHRLLARAVDMAFGHALGFGSAFFAGIILSILEVAGLASPGWEQRMGITGIRGVLLGIVGFTLYHTVMEGMHGSSVGKMICRLQVVTSDGQRCGMKGAALRNLAFWMDSLFFGAVGYGAMHLSPLNLRFGDYWAKTVVVKARDVPEDARASMGTFILSLFLAVSGWGLITLIALILRAV is encoded by the coding sequence ATGGAACAACAGGCAGCGACGCCGCAGACGAAAATCACGTCGGGAGCCGGGTTCTTTCATAGACTTCTTGCTCGAGCGGTCGACATGGCCTTCGGACACGCTCTTGGGTTCGGTTCCGCCTTTTTTGCGGGGATAATCCTTTCGATCTTGGAAGTCGCCGGGCTCGCCTCTCCGGGATGGGAACAACGAATGGGAATCACGGGCATTCGTGGTGTCTTACTGGGAATCGTCGGGTTTACCCTCTACCACACCGTCATGGAGGGGATGCATGGTTCCTCTGTCGGAAAAATGATTTGCAGGCTTCAAGTCGTGACATCCGATGGGCAGCGCTGCGGGATGAAAGGAGCTGCGCTCAGGAACTTGGCTTTCTGGATGGATTCCTTGTTCTTTGGTGCGGTGGGATATGGCGCCATGCACTTGTCTCCGTTGAATCTTAGGTTCGGCGACTATTGGGCGAAGACTGTAGTGGTCAAAGCTCGAGATGTCCCTGAAGATGCGAGGGCGTCTATGGGAACGTTCATCCTGAGTTTATTCCTCGCCGTCTCGGGATGGGGACTTATAACTCTGATTGCGCTGATTCTCCGAGCTGTTTGA
- the speA gene encoding biosynthetic arginine decarboxylase, giving the protein MDRPWTIEDAEKLYNLKGWGQRYFDINKAGNLVVQLDRDPNHDIEVKRIVEDVLARGIKLPVLFRFQDILRHRVKQINETFQKSIKDHKYGARYYGVYPIKVNQLREVVEEILDAGEPYQFGLEAGSKGELLAVVAMNSNEALTIVNGYKDESMMRLAALGTKLGKKVIVVIEKIAEIDLLIAASKELGVQPMIGLRAKLQTESTGKWKTSSGENAKFGLTTAEIICACQQFKAAGMLERVNLLHFHNGSQVTDIRTIKDAVKEAARIYAKLRKAGVPLNYLDCGGGLGVDYDGTHTASDASVNYTLREYVDDLVFTIQDVCRQEQVPEPNIVTESGRSLVAHHSMLCMDVFGSIEAGCSPIELNETPDEHKVVSEMREIIRSIDPTDLAEAYHDGLQTKAEAQSLFKFGYLSLEDKAKVENLFWKLRLEIGKIVPKVKDVPDDVLEMTRALGDQALCNFSLFQSLPDSWAVGHLFPIMPLHRLHEEPVRRCSLVDITCDSDGKVDRFVAHRKAGSLLPLHTLDGQPYYMGIFLMGAYQATMGDIHNLFGRVNEVHVFQDEEEPGGYYLEEIIHGQTVRDVLCGIQYSTFELLKMIKLALESQVKAGAIKPREGVDLMNLYDSVMQQYTYIDMETAVPSRHRGELPRLSEGTTIATPPGNGNGNGHKEKTPA; this is encoded by the coding sequence ATGGATAGACCCTGGACGATCGAGGACGCGGAAAAGCTCTACAACCTGAAGGGGTGGGGCCAGCGCTACTTCGACATCAACAAGGCGGGCAACCTCGTCGTCCAGCTCGACCGCGACCCCAACCACGACATCGAGGTCAAGCGCATCGTCGAGGACGTACTCGCCCGCGGCATCAAGCTCCCCGTCCTCTTCCGCTTCCAGGACATCCTCCGCCACCGCGTCAAGCAGATCAACGAGACCTTCCAGAAGTCCATCAAGGACCACAAGTACGGCGCCCGCTACTACGGCGTCTACCCCATCAAGGTCAACCAGCTGCGCGAGGTCGTCGAGGAGATCCTCGACGCCGGCGAGCCCTACCAGTTCGGCCTCGAGGCCGGCAGCAAGGGCGAGCTCCTCGCGGTCGTCGCGATGAACTCGAACGAGGCCCTCACCATCGTCAACGGCTACAAGGACGAGTCGATGATGCGCCTGGCCGCGCTCGGCACGAAGCTCGGCAAGAAGGTCATCGTCGTCATCGAGAAGATCGCCGAGATCGACCTCCTCATCGCCGCGAGCAAGGAGCTCGGCGTGCAGCCCATGATCGGCCTGCGCGCGAAGCTCCAGACCGAGAGCACCGGCAAGTGGAAGACCTCCTCGGGCGAGAACGCCAAGTTCGGCCTCACGACCGCCGAGATCATCTGCGCCTGCCAGCAGTTCAAGGCCGCCGGGATGCTCGAGCGCGTGAACCTCCTGCACTTCCACAACGGCTCCCAGGTCACCGACATCCGCACCATCAAGGACGCGGTGAAGGAAGCGGCCCGCATCTACGCGAAGCTGCGCAAGGCCGGCGTCCCCTTGAACTACCTCGACTGCGGCGGCGGCCTCGGCGTGGACTACGACGGCACGCACACGGCCAGCGACGCCTCGGTCAACTACACCCTGCGCGAGTACGTCGACGACCTCGTCTTCACCATCCAGGACGTCTGCCGCCAGGAGCAGGTCCCGGAGCCCAACATCGTCACCGAGTCCGGCCGGTCGCTGGTGGCGCACCACTCGATGCTCTGCATGGACGTCTTCGGCAGCATCGAGGCCGGCTGCTCGCCCATCGAGCTCAACGAGACCCCCGACGAGCACAAGGTCGTCAGCGAGATGCGCGAGATCATCCGCTCCATCGACCCCACCGACCTCGCCGAGGCCTACCACGACGGCCTCCAGACGAAGGCCGAGGCCCAGTCGCTCTTCAAGTTCGGCTATCTCAGTCTCGAGGACAAGGCGAAGGTCGAGAACCTCTTCTGGAAGCTCCGCCTCGAGATCGGGAAGATCGTCCCGAAGGTCAAGGACGTCCCCGACGACGTGCTGGAGATGACGCGCGCCTTGGGCGACCAGGCGCTCTGCAACTTCTCCCTCTTCCAGTCCCTGCCCGACAGCTGGGCGGTGGGGCACCTCTTCCCCATCATGCCGCTCCATCGCCTGCACGAGGAGCCGGTGCGCCGCTGCTCGCTCGTCGACATCACCTGCGACTCGGACGGGAAGGTCGACCGCTTCGTCGCTCACCGCAAGGCGGGCTCGCTCCTGCCGCTCCACACCCTCGACGGCCAGCCCTACTACATGGGCATCTTCCTCATGGGCGCCTACCAGGCGACGATGGGCGACATCCACAACCTCTTCGGCCGCGTCAACGAGGTCCACGTCTTCCAGGACGAAGAGGAGCCGGGCGGCTACTACCTCGAAGAGATCATCCACGGCCAGACGGTGCGCGACGTGCTCTGCGGCATCCAGTACAGCACCTTCGAGCTCCTGAAGATGATCAAGCTCGCGCTCGAGAGCCAGGTGAAGGCCGGCGCCATCAAGCCGCGCGAGGGCGTGGACCTGATGAACCTCTACGACTCCGTCATGCAGCAGTACACCTACATCGACATGGAGACCGCGGTCCCCTCCAGACACCGCGGCGAACTGCCCAGGCTGAGCGAAGGGACGACGATTGCGACCCCTCCCGGGAACGGGAATGGGAACGGACATAAGGAAAAAACACCCGCTTAA
- a CDS encoding metal-dependent hydrolase — translation MNPVTHFLAGWAVGLPVDLSRRDRGVVVLASISPDIDALPIVIDLVQGRQRDSLELWSRFHHSAHNLAFAVAVSVACMAVAERRYATAATAFVALQLHYACDIVGSRGPDGYQWPIPYLAPFSDAWQLTVPWQWALNAWPNVLFTIILMGIMFHSAWARGFSPVGLFSLRADQALIDTLRVRFGTPR, via the coding sequence ATGAATCCGGTGACGCACTTTTTGGCCGGGTGGGCGGTGGGGCTGCCGGTGGATTTGAGCCGGCGGGACCGTGGGGTGGTTGTCCTAGCATCCATTTCTCCCGACATTGACGCTCTCCCGATCGTCATCGACCTCGTACAGGGACGGCAAAGGGACTCTCTTGAGCTTTGGAGCCGCTTTCATCATTCGGCCCACAACCTGGCTTTCGCGGTGGCGGTCAGCGTCGCCTGCATGGCGGTCGCGGAGCGGCGCTATGCGACCGCGGCGACGGCGTTCGTCGCGCTTCAGCTCCATTATGCCTGCGATATCGTGGGCTCCCGGGGTCCAGACGGGTATCAGTGGCCCATCCCGTACCTCGCGCCATTTTCGGATGCCTGGCAATTGACCGTCCCTTGGCAATGGGCGCTGAACGCCTGGCCGAACGTCCTTTTTACGATCATTCTCATGGGGATCATGTTTCACTCGGCATGGGCGCGTGGGTTCTCGCCGGTCGGCTTGTTCTCGTTGAGAGCCGACCAGGCGCTTATTGATACACTCCGGGTGCGATTCGGAACTCCACGCTGA
- a CDS encoding response regulator, with product MKQILFIDDEPRNVEGIRTVLGWKPELRCAIASGPDAALKMLKEERFDLIVTDVLMPGTDGITFAMKMRAGEYGENLKDMPIMFLTSDPKKVLRSGMSQYGNWEVIQDLRDSAVIEAIQKRVSLL from the coding sequence ATGAAACAGATCCTTTTCATAGACGACGAGCCGAGGAACGTCGAGGGCATCCGAACTGTCTTGGGTTGGAAGCCGGAGCTTCGATGCGCTATCGCATCGGGCCCGGATGCGGCCCTGAAGATGCTCAAGGAAGAGCGGTTCGATCTCATCGTCACGGATGTGTTGATGCCAGGGACCGACGGAATCACTTTCGCCATGAAGATGCGTGCGGGTGAGTACGGCGAGAATCTTAAGGATATGCCGATCATGTTCCTCACAAGCGACCCGAAGAAGGTTCTCCGCTCCGGGATGTCGCAATATGGGAATTGGGAGGTTATTCAAGATCTCCGCGATTCTGCGGTGATAGAGGCCATCCAGAAGAGGGTGAGTCTCCTCTAG
- the secG gene encoding preprotein translocase subunit SecG, which produces MYHFLIGLHFLVCLLLILIVLLQAGRGAGLAVFGGGGDALSSPSGSSFLKKFTAVLAGTFAVTSLMLTLLSGRVGSTSVTRGKFEVPLASQPATPPAEAPKVPEAKLEKAAAPSKAAPAPAKTEVPTEKK; this is translated from the coding sequence ATGTACCACTTCCTGATCGGCCTGCACTTCCTCGTGTGCCTGCTCCTCATCCTCATCGTCCTGCTTCAGGCGGGACGCGGAGCGGGCCTCGCGGTGTTCGGCGGCGGCGGCGACGCCCTTTCGAGCCCCAGCGGCTCCTCCTTCCTCAAGAAGTTCACGGCAGTGCTGGCGGGAACGTTCGCGGTGACCTCTTTGATGCTGACGCTGCTCTCGGGCCGCGTCGGAAGCACCAGCGTGACGCGCGGCAAGTTCGAGGTTCCGTTGGCCTCGCAGCCCGCGACGCCTCCGGCGGAAGCGCCGAAGGTGCCGGAAGCGAAGCTGGAGAAGGCGGCGGCTCCCTCAAAAGCCGCGCCGGCTCCGGCGAAGACGGAAGTGCCGACGGAAAAGAAGTAG